Below is a genomic region from Epinephelus moara isolate mb chromosome 9, YSFRI_EMoa_1.0, whole genome shotgun sequence.
TGCCCCGGTCCCCTCCAGCAGCTGACTCATACCAGCAGGGCTGCATCACGATGACCCTGGAGAATGCTGATCTGTGGAAGTCCTTTCACAGCATCGGAACCGAGATGATTATAACAAAGCACGGAAGGTAACAACGCTGGTCACTGAACTAAAACTCGCTAACACATAGATCAAAGCCTAAGGTTGCAGAGCAGAGACTTTGGCTGACTGTATTTTACAACACTGTGTTTCAAGGATTTGATTCCATCGtttggcaaaaacatttcaaaccatTCACTGTCACATGATTTGTTTCAGGAGAATGTTCCCACACTGCAGCATCAGCCTATACGGGCTCCAACCTTTTGCAAATTACGTCGTCATGATGGATATGGTTCCTGTAGACAACTTCAAATACAAGGTAAATGCATATGCAACACTCACAGAGTACGCTGCTGTTGGCAACATCTGAGGATTAAAACCAACAGACTGCAGTATGTAAAACGCAGCAGTCTGCAGCCAGACACTGGCCTGCCCACTCTGGGCCGTTCACTGCTGCATATCAAAGCCTTTCATTGCTTCCTGTTTGTGCACTCTCAGTTGGAGGCCCAATCAATTAGCATCCCTCCTTATTCACAATCGGTGAATGAGGAGCAGTCAGCCATCCATACATTCAACGGCTCTTTACATCCACTGCTGCGGCCCATTTGGCCACAGATATTGCTTTTAGCACACACTTGAAAAAGAGAGGTACATAATAAAGGGAGAGTACTGTAGCAGAGCATTTGGGAGTGTTTGGTTTTTCGTTGGTGGTGAATTTGGagagacagatttttcctttcaAAAAGTTACATTAAATGACAAACTAACACAAAGCACTGCAGTAAATCCTGCCAACAAAGAAGTTTTTATGCACCATGGGTCTCTTGTATTACACACGTCATCATGAGGtgggaaaaaatatatttcatgctTCGTGTAAACTTTTAATTAATCAGAAATGTCCTCAGGTCTCACACTTGGTAACCTTGTATCCATCCCTCCCCCTATTTCTCTGTAGTGGAAAAAGGAGCAGTGGGAGGCCGCAGGGAAGGCAGAGCCCCAGCCCCTGTGTCGGACATACATGCACCCGGACTCCCCTGCCCCAGGAAGTCACTGGATGAAACAGCCGTTGTCTTTCCTCAAGATGAAGCTCACCAACAACACGTTGGACCAGCACGGCCATGTAagacaccacaaacacacagaggtgaAATGATGATGCCATGctatgttgatttattttactcaatGTCTGTTTTGCCCACTCTGCTCTTCAGATCATCCTGCACTCTATGCATCGCTACTGCCCCAGGTTTCACATCACGCAGGCAGACAGTCCTTACACTGTTCGCTGGGGGCCTTTCCAGACCTTCTCCTTCCCAGAGACAGCCTTCACTGCAGTGACTGCTTACCAAAACCCAAAGGTATGAACGTGCACAGCAGTCTTAAGAAACATTAACCCACAAAATGTGATGGTGTTCCTGTTTGATTGAAGAGTTTgacaatcattttgtttttttcttttgaagatCACCAAACTGAAGATCGACCACAACCCCTTTGCTAAGGGATTCAGGGAGGGAGGCACTCATTCACACAGCAAAAGGTAGGAATAGATAAAATTGTCAATACGAAATggcttatttttgttttagtgttCTGTACTTAGGTTAAAGATGGACATTTGCAATTACCAAATGTAGCTATAACATGGTCTGTATAAGCAGAAAAGTGTGATTAAAAATTGCTTTAAAAGGACACCCCCAAAATAtggaaagggagtcaatattGTGAATGTCatgggggagagagttccaaagggggggggggcagaacTGTTGAAGGCTCTAAAACCCATGGTAGTCAAGTGGGgagatggtgatgtgagttaGATTGCAGAGGAGGTTCTAAGAGTATGGCAGGGTGAGTAGATATAAAGGAgatcagacagacaggaagaggcTTGATTGTGAagggccttaaaggtgagaagcagaatctGGAAATTAATATGATATTTAACAGGAGAACAGGAGTGATATGATCTTTAGAGGGGTTCTGGTAATGGTAGTCTGCCTTAACACTAATATAATGGATCTAGATGGCACTagatcatgaaaaaatgtcattgtatagcatgtcgtccaaaatcgtgaaaaaaagtcatagtatagtatgttgtcctaaatcatgaaaaaaagtcatagcatagtatgtcgtccaaaatcatgaaaaaaagtcatagtatagtatgtcgtcccaaatcgtgaaaaaaagtcatagtatagtatgtcgtcgaaaaccttgaaaaaaagtcatagtatagcatgtcgtcccaaatcgtgaaaaaaagtcatagtatagtatgtcgtcccaaatcgtgaaaaaaagtcatagtatagtatgtcgtcccaaatcgtgaaaaaaaatcatagtatagtatgtcgtccaattTCTCAAAGCAtcagaacaaacaaaaattgaaaaatgtaactgcaatgtctctttccaaataTCTTGACCTGATTACTTCAgctaatccacagaccttattctAAGCAGTTTCATTTCTTTCTCCTGAACTTCACCTGCAAACTGTATCACCATGAAAAAGAAAGCGTGCATGCACTAATGCACCTAGCACCTCTTAGCTAGCTAAAATTAGGacacccattttttttttcacactgtcAAGCACAAACATCTTATCTCAATGTgtgctagctcagtggtgctacgtcagctagcagtagatgcaagCTTCCTCCTGCACAATTGTATGGTTGGTGGTTAGACAGATGTATATGACATTCATGAAATACACATAAATGTGCTCACCCAAAGACGGTTATCACATACATCTACAATTTTATGTGTAAGTCCCAAGTGGATTTAAATTACTCTTTTATTGACAGGAAGCCAGTTAAGTTGTAGAAAACATGCTTAATCAAAATGAGTGTAGGTTGTactttggtagaaagaaaatagttcctacatgaaactgctttaaaaaGGTCAGTGGATTATCTTGATAAACTGACTcgtgatttttggaaagagacatgaCTAAtgagtttttctttatttatttattttttatctatttattttggCACTGCGAGCACctcaagccaagtgccatctagttcaattatactctagagaaggcagacatctataCTGCTGATATtgccaacactctgcaactcaacTTTCCctgtaaaatattaatttttttctttaggTGTCGATCTAATAGGAGTCCTCCAGCAAAAAGAGCCATACTAGACAGGAAAGCTCTTTGCAGCTGTCCTCCAGGTaaaaattttaattattaatttcaaGTTTTCACTCATACAGCTAAATCACACTATGCCAATGGTTAAAATCCCAGTATTATCAAgatgtattcctttaaatcaaTGCCCTTTCAAACATTGTATTTCCCTCTCAGGCCTGCAGAGGATGCCCTCCACCTCTCAGTCAGTGAAGACAGGGAAAGATCAGGCTTCCACACAGCAGCCACTGAAGGGGGGTGACCTTACAGCCTGGGCTGTAGAGCAGGACCCATCTGAGAGTCTACACGCTGAGACCCTGGAGTTGCAGGAGTATGACTACAGCTGTGAAGAACAGATGGTGCCTGCATCCGTGCCGTACCAGCCCTACAGGTATGATTTTAGATACCCGGGATGAGAGCAAATCCAATGACACTTGGACctacatagaaataaaatgcaaaattaaATTTAACCATCATGTCACTCTATCATTTCCCCAGATCTTTAGAGTACACCAGATATCCACTGCCTTCCAATGACGTAGACGCAACACACACCCACGTCCACCCTCCACCTCACCCACTCACCACAGCCGAACACAACCCCCAACAACATGGCTACTACCATCATCCACACCACCACAGCCATGCAGCAGACTGGAGCCAGTACCCGCTCTTCTCCTACTCCTgctggtgacctttgaccctttgcAATAGTGACATCATTGATCCAGGATGAAACCACTAAAGCCTTTGAAGGAATGCTGTTATCATGAGTGGACCAGCCACTGACTGGCCACTTCAGTTTGTGTTAAAAGTATATAATTGTGTATAGAATTTCATGTATCTCAGAGAGCTTGTATTGTACTCATAGGgtcactttattttttgtcagattcACTGGACAAAATGGACATTCACTTCACTTTCCTGTCTTATTATATTCCTGATCACACACATGCTAGTTCAGTCTGAGCTTGCATGACTGTATGTGTCAGATTTAATACAATATTTGTTTAGAGAAgcagtatatactgtatattgtgcCATATCTAGTCAGCTGGGAAATAAGGAAGACATTTAATCTGCAGGTGTAATGAAAAGATACCATCCACACTGGAACCTATAATAACACTGGTACCATATTGAGGTATCAAAGGTTTTTTGAAAAGGTTTTTCTCAAAAACATATTGTACTCATCTATCAAGTCATATCAGACAGGTCATATTGTGTCAGAATCGGTATCTGCATCAAAAAACGACAAAACTGTATTGGTGTTTAGATGCTCAGGACAGTTTTATCACAATAAATGGAGCTGAACAACGAGTAAACGTGTGTGACATTCAGGAACGCCTTTAGGTATTTTGATCAGAATTGAGGACACAAAGCTAATCTGATCCTTAATGGGATGAGCTGTGCTGAATACATTTGATCCAAATCCATAAACAAGCCAcattagcagctctgtgaggctgtgctgAGGCACAGTGGTGCCTTGGGCAAAATGCATCAGcgtgctaacatgctcacaatgacagtaCTATGCTGATGTtgagcaggtataatgtttgcTGTGGTTACTATCttatggtgtgtctcaaatgacATACTTCCTTTAGTACACTtatatgtagtatactatgtgcactatgtactcattggccaAGTGCACAAATTTCGACAAACCAAACCCGGCTGTTGTGCACTCagcggaaatgacgaccgcatattagctagttagcaaactagcattagcatttgcgttatcatttgcggtaccaaatcattacagactgctaaattaacccaataaacatactgctggcttatacccgacaacagtatagtggtgcttagtgcaaaaaacacatgtataacttacatttgtacaatgcagcgacattcacggtcgcacagtcctcagccgctatttccagtttgaaaagtggtccctccccttccgctacgtagccaagatggcgacgattgagggtgagaagtgtccatagttccacactcaacttcttgactgttttgagtgcaccatccgggtactcataatgcactgcatttttccatacttatCAGTCTGAACACACTTATGCACTCATTacaaatattaagtgtaagtacaaaagtatgcgatttgagacacagcattagtttttcatattagcatgctaacatatgcTAATTAGCATTAAACAGAAGCTATGGTTGAGACATAGGGCTTGTCAATAGGTCAAaaaccaaagtgctgaacacaTTGAAAATTTGACCTGTTGATTGTGCTACGATCTCCAGCATTATTCGAATTAATTCTGAGGTAAACATGAATGTTCGTGCTAAATTaaatggcaatccatccaatagttgttgagatattcaACTTGAagccacaaatgtcaacctcatggtggggCTAGAGTCAGTCTCTGGGTTGAGGTTAATTTTCTGGGACTTGAAACTCGATGTcatagatgttgagatattctACTGGATAAGTGAAAACCAGTAGAAAAGTCATTAGGTTTCATTCCTTCATGGTGGGGCTACAGTAATAGTCATTGAGTTGAGGTTCATTTTCTGGGGACTGTGATAATTGATGTcatagatgttgagatattgcATTGGATATGTGAAAACCTTGACCTGCTGATGGCACAAGAAGACAATGTCAGGGAttaccaaagtcattaggattcatactctggggaccatgaatgtctgtgcaaaatttcaTGTCCATGCATCCTACAACAAACTGAGCTCTGCTATTTAATGTCACAACAATACCAATTATATCTTCAACAACTGTATCTCAATCTTTTGAGCACAAACATATTATTACAAAAGCATATTTAGGGGCAAGAAAGAGCAAAAGAACAATGGAGCAATGAGATACTGTCCAAGAGCAGCCAGTCTGACCTGATAAAGCAATGACAGACAGCTAGTGTGGAATTACCATCATAGTCTTGGCATGGTTTCCCCAGCAGAAGGCAGGAACGTCTGTGCTGTAAATGTTTtacgagagagggagagagagtgaaagagagagacagaagccATATCTGGGACATTTATACAGCTTCAGGGAGCAGACACTGCAAAGGAATTTTCTAGAGCACATCACTTACATGTTTTTAACATCACTATAAAAACGGATACAGAGAGGCAAAATTGTGAATGGTACCAAACCTGGAGTAGATATGATTTCAGTTGCCATTTTTCTGAAAGGATACTTTGTGAACATCAGTGCTGTTAGGAAGTTTGGCATACTGATAATAAAATGGCTGATTTAAAGTCCAGGTCGTCCTGAGGTAGCCAGGGTGATCTGGGTCACCCATGTAGCCCATCCCAGATTTCTCTCACCTTGGTATGAAATGAATTATAGACCACAGATGGGGTCAATTAGTGTGCTCGAGTTGTAATTCCTGCACCAAAGGCCATGTAAGCATTTAGTGAAGACTCCGTCCAGAGTAAACCAACGTTCTTTGTATCAGGTGATCTGCAGAAATCCTGAATTTTaaatttgatgcattttatgacCCTTTCAATACATTTTAGCACCTTGGTGGAAGTAAGTCATATAACTAAAGTCATGCAATAATatgacataaaaaatgtaattaaagatTATTCCTTAAAAGAAGCCACAGcataatttttaattaaaaaaatccatagAATACTATGTCGTAAAGAAGTTAGTTTTTGTGTCGAAAAAATGTCTCAGTACAGTCTtagaaaatgtcattttaaagtatGCATTAAATGTATCATGAGATCGTATGCCATAAAAAATTTCACAGGATAgtaagtcataaaaaatgtaacagactagtatatcataaaaatgttgtgGCATagtatataataaaaatatagtgTAGGATGTcattacgacatactatactatgacttttttaatgatttgggacgacatactatactatgacNNNNNNNNNNNNNNNNNNNNNNNNNNNNNNNNNNNNNNNNNNNNNNNNNNNNNNNNNNNNNNNNNNNNNNNNNNNNNNNNNNNNNNNNNNNNNNNNNNNNNNNNNNNNNNNNNNNNNNNNNNNNNNNNNNNNNNNNNNNNNNNNNNNNNNNNNNNNNNNNNNNNNNNNNNNNNNNNNNNNNNNNNNNNNNNNNNNNNNNNNNNNNNNNNNNNNNNNNNNNNNNNNNNNNNNNNNNNNNNNNNNNNNNNNNNNNNNNNNNNNNNNNNNNNNNNNNNNNNNNNNNNNNNNNNNNNNNNNNNNNNNNNNNNNNNNNNNNNNNNNNNNNNNNNNNNNNNNNNNNNNNNNNNNNNNNNNNNNNNNNNNNNNNNNNNNNNNNNNNNNNNNNNNNNNNNNNNNNNNNNNNNNNNNNNNNNNNNNNNNNNNNNNNNNNNNNNNNNNNNNNNNNNNNNNNNNNNNNNNNNNNNNNNNNNNNNNNNNNNNNNNNNNNNNNNNNNNNNNNNTTCGTTTCAAtttgtgaaaaaatgtcatagcatattatgttgtccaaaatcatgaaaaaagtcatagtatagtatattataaaaaaaa
It encodes:
- the LOC126395842 gene encoding T-box-containing protein TBX6L-like, with the translated sequence MQHVFDSKSNLSMPRSPPAADSYQQGCITMTLENADLWKSFHSIGTEMIITKHGRRMFPHCSISLYGLQPFANYVVMMDMVPVDNFKYKWKKEQWEAAGKAEPQPLCRTYMHPDSPAPGSHWMKQPLSFLKMKLTNNTLDQHGHIILHSMHRYCPRFHITQADSPYTVRWGPFQTFSFPETAFTAVTAYQNPKITKLKIDHNPFAKGFREGGTHSHSKRCRSNRSPPAKRAILDRKALCSCPPGLQRMPSTSQSVKTGKDQASTQQPLKGGDLTAWAVEQDPSESLHAETLELQEYDYSCEEQMVPASVPYQPYRSLEYTRYPLPSNDVDATHTHVHPPPHPLTTAEHNPQQHGYYHHPHHHSHAADWSQYPLFSYSCW